Proteins found in one Kangiella sediminilitoris genomic segment:
- the def gene encoding peptide deformylase, whose translation MAKLEILEFPDTRLRTKATDVTDFGEEFQQQVDDMFETMYDAPGIGLAGAQVNYHKRLFVIDVSEDKSEPLVFANPQFIEKRGVEEMEEGCLSFPGVYAKVQRANEVVVKAQDRHGEEFELETDGLLAVCIQHEHDHIEGKLFVDYLSPLKRNRIRKALEKQHRNKK comes from the coding sequence ATGGCTAAATTAGAGATTTTAGAGTTTCCAGATACACGCTTACGAACCAAAGCAACTGACGTTACTGATTTTGGTGAAGAGTTTCAGCAGCAGGTCGATGATATGTTCGAGACCATGTACGATGCCCCTGGCATTGGCTTAGCAGGAGCTCAGGTCAATTATCATAAGCGCCTATTTGTTATTGATGTTTCCGAGGATAAGAGTGAGCCGCTGGTTTTTGCCAATCCGCAGTTTATCGAGAAGCGGGGTGTTGAAGAGATGGAAGAGGGCTGTCTATCATTTCCGGGAGTTTATGCCAAAGTCCAAAGAGCCAATGAAGTCGTAGTAAAAGCACAGGATCGTCACGGAGAGGAGTTCGAGCTTGAAACTGATGGTTTATTGGCCGTTTGCATTCAACACGAGCACGATCATATAGAAGGCAAACTTTTTGTTGACTATTTATCACCTCTAAAACGGAATAGAATTCGAAAAGCCCTCGAAAAACAACACCGTAACAAAAAGTAA
- the fmt gene encoding methionyl-tRNA formyltransferase, producing the protein MSASLKVIFAGTPDFAASSLQGLINSQHEVVAVYTQPDRQSGRGKKIHMSPVKELALEHGIPVEQPLNFKSETDRKLLASFNADVMVVAAYGLLLPQSVLDTPRLGCINVHGSLLPRWRGAAPIQRAIQAGDTETGITIMQMEAGLDTGPMLSKATTPISADDTGATLHDKLAVKGADLLIETMDALAEDNLKAIPQDDTLATYAHKLTKQEAFIDWSMDATSIELTIRAFNSWPVAQTLIDGKVIRVWQGSVLAEDTNKAPGTIVKADKNGIQVSCGHHQLLLSELQLPGSRKMSVRDLLNAPKNQALLAVGAKFSDPQA; encoded by the coding sequence ATGAGCGCTTCTCTAAAAGTTATTTTTGCTGGCACGCCAGATTTCGCAGCCTCCAGCCTGCAGGGTTTGATTAACTCTCAGCACGAGGTGGTTGCCGTCTATACTCAACCCGACCGTCAGTCTGGTCGCGGCAAGAAAATTCATATGAGTCCTGTTAAGGAGCTGGCGCTTGAGCATGGTATACCCGTTGAGCAGCCACTAAATTTTAAATCTGAAACAGATCGGAAGCTATTGGCCAGTTTTAACGCTGATGTAATGGTTGTAGCTGCGTATGGCTTGCTTTTACCTCAATCCGTACTTGATACCCCTCGGTTAGGCTGCATTAATGTTCACGGCTCTTTGCTTCCCCGCTGGCGTGGTGCCGCGCCAATTCAGAGAGCCATTCAGGCTGGTGATACGGAGACAGGTATTACCATTATGCAAATGGAGGCTGGACTCGATACTGGTCCCATGCTGAGTAAAGCCACAACCCCGATTTCTGCTGATGACACCGGTGCAACACTCCATGATAAATTAGCGGTGAAGGGAGCCGACCTCCTGATCGAGACAATGGATGCTTTAGCTGAAGATAATCTCAAAGCCATACCCCAAGATGACACATTAGCTACCTACGCCCATAAATTAACTAAACAGGAAGCTTTTATCGACTGGTCTATGGATGCCACCTCAATAGAGCTTACAATCAGGGCGTTTAATAGCTGGCCTGTGGCCCAGACTTTAATTGATGGTAAAGTGATTCGAGTCTGGCAGGGGAGCGTTCTTGCGGAAGATACCAATAAGGCACCCGGGACAATTGTCAAAGCAGACAAAAACGGAATCCAGGTTAGCTGTGGTCATCACCAGCTCCTATTAAGCGAACTGCAGTTACCAGGCTCACGAAAAATGTCGGTTCGCGACTTATTAAATGCTCCTAAAAATCAGGCTC